DNA from Amycolatopsis sp. DSM 110486:
GACAAGTTGCGGCCGACTTTCTCGACTCCTCGCAACCGGCTGCGGCCAGGCCCATAACGCGTCGGCGACCGACATCACCTGGGTGCAGGACAGATCACCGGACAGTCTTGTGCCCGCGTCTTCATCCTTGATCGTTCACGAAGTAGCGTCGCCGAGGGTCTGTCCAGGGGAGGCATGCGGTGGCGAAATCGGTCCGACGACGACTTCTGGTGCGGCTGCTGGCCGCCGTGTGCCTCGCGGGCACCCTCGTGTCGACGGGGGTTTCCGCCGGTGCGACACCGGTTTCCGCACCGGCCGGGCAAACCGTCACCGCCGGGCAGGCGAGGTTCGAGGTCCTGTCGCCGACGCTCATCCGGACGGAGTACGCGGGTGACTCCGCCTTCGTCGACGCCGGTACCTTCAACGCGGTCGGCCGCGGCAGTTTCGCCAGAACCCCTTACACCGCGACGAAGCGCGACGGTTGGCTGACCATCCGGACCAGCGCCGTCCAGCTGCGCTACAAGCTCGGCTCAGGCGCGTTCTCCGACGACAACCTCACCGTCGGGCTGCGCACCGGCGGCCAGGACGTCACGGCCCGCCCCTGGGCGGGCAAACTGACCCCGGCCTGCGCGTTCGGCACCCTGTGCGAGGCCGAGAACCTGCAGCTGTCCGGGCCGGGCGTCGCCGGCGACCACCGCGGCTACACCGGCGACGGCTTCGCCGCGGGCTTCGCCAACGCCGGCGACGACCTGGCGTTCCGCACGACCGCCCCGGCGGCCGGCGCCTACCAGCTGGATCTGCGGTACGCCAACGGATCCGGCGGCGACGGGCAGCACACCACCCGCACGCTCACGATCCTCGTGGACGGCGGCGATCCGCACCCGGCGTCGCTGCCGCCCACCACCGACTGGGACACCTGGACGCTCGCCACCGTGCCCGTGACGCTGCCCGCGGGCGAGCACCAGGTGACCGTCGAGCGCGGCGCCACCGACTCGGGCAACGTCAACATCGACAGCCTCGCCGTGGTCACGACGGGCGCGCCATACCCGCAGCCCGTCCCGTCCGCACCCACACCCTGTGCCTTCGGCGCCCTGTGCGAAGCCGAGCAGGGCGCCCTGGTCGGCGGCGCGCACGCGGCGAGCGACCACGACGGCTACTCCGGCAAGGGCTTCCTCGCCGGGATGGAGCGCGCGGGCGCGGCCGGCGCGCTCGCGGTGACCGGCGTGCCCGCGAACGGCTCGTATGACCTGCAACTGCGCTACGCCGACGCGATCGCTGTCTCCGGCCAGACCCAACCCACCAGTTTGTCCCTCCAGGTGGGCGACGCCGCACCGACCAGCCTCACGCTGCCCGCGACGAGCAGCTGGAACTCGTGGCGGACCACGGCCGTCCCGGTCAAGCTCGCGGCCGGCACCAACACCGTGACGCTCGGCTGCCCCGACTCGACGAACTGCCACCTCAACATCGACACCGTCGCGGTCACCCGGCCCCACTCGGCGCTGCTCGCGCCGCACGCGGCGTTGGGCGGCTACCGGCGCGGGCTCGACGGCGTGGACGGCACCGCCGTCACCAGCCCGGGAATCCTCTACCAGGACGGCTGGTCGCTGCTCGACGACACCGCCTCGGCGCTGTACGACCCGCGTACCAAGGTCGTCACGCAGCGCCCCGCGCACGGTGGCAAGGCCTACCAGGACGGGTACGTGTTCGCCTACGGTCAGGACTACGCCCGCGGGCTGCGCGAGCTGTCCCAGCTGACCGGTCCGTCCCTGCTGCTGCCGCGCTGGTCGTACGGCGTCTGGTACTCCGAGTACTACGACCGCACGGCCGGGGACTTCGAGCAGACGATCCTGCCGAAGTTCCGGTCGCAGAACGTGCCGCTGGACATGCTCGTGGTCGACACCGACTTCAAGTCGCCGAACAAGTGGAACGGCTGGGAGATCGACCCGACCCGCTTCCCCGACCCGGCGGCGTTCTTCCAGTGGGCGCACGACCAGGGCCTGCACACCGCGCTGAACGTCCACCCGAGCATCCTCGCCTCCGACCCCCAGTTCCCCGCCGCCCAGGCAACGGCGAAGGGCAAGCTCAAGCCCGGCAGCTGCGGCGGTGGGGGCACCGACTGTTACGTGTTCGACTTCGGCGATCCGGACCAGCTGCGGGCCTACTTCGACCTGCACCGGCCGATGGAGCAGCAGGGCAACGACCTCTGGTGGCTCGACTGGTGCTGCGACGGATCGAGCTCCACCCTCGCCGGCGTCACCCCTGACTCGTGGATCAACCAGCAGTACGCCGACGACGCGGCGAAGACCGTCGGCCGCGGGTTCGCGTTCTCCCGCGCGTACGGTTCGCTGCAGGCCGGTGGTTACAGCTCGCCCACCGCGGTGCCCACGGGGCCGTGGGCCGACAAGCGCAGCACTCTGCACTTCACCGGTGACACCGTTTCCGACTGGGCCACGCTGGGCTTCGAGGTCGGCTACACGCCTGGCGAGTCCGCGGCGACCGGCCTGGCTTCGGTGAGCCACGACATCGGCGGCCACACCGGGGGCCTGCAGGAACCCGGGAGCGAGCCGGGTAGCACGAAGCTGCCGGACGACCTGTACGCGCGCTGGGTGCAGTTCGGCACGTTCCAGCCGGTCGATCGCCTGCACTCCAACCACAGCGACCGGTTGCCGTGGCAGTACGGGGCCGCCGCGGACGCGTCGGCGACGAAGTTCCTGAACCTGCGCGAGGACCTCGTGCCGTACACGTACACGCTCGCGCAGCAGGCCACCGCGACGGGACTGCCCATCGTGCGGCCGCTGTACCTGCAGTACCCCGGGCGCCAGGAGGCCTACGCCCAGGCGGGCGCGGAGTACCTGTACGGGCCGGACGTGCTGGTGGCTCCCGCGACGAGCCCGGGCACAACCGCCACCACAAGTGTGTGGTTCCCGCCCGGCAGCGACTGGACGGACTACTTCACGGGCAAGACCTATCGGGGCGGGACCACGGCGCAGATCACCACGGGCTGGGACACGATGCCGGTGTTTCTGCGCTCGGGCGGCATCATGGTCACCCGCAGCGGCGACGTCCCCGGCGACGCGGGCCACCCGCTGACCGCCGCGACGGTCACCGTGGCCGGCGGCCACCGGGGCGCGTTCACCCTCTACGAGGACGACGGGCAGTCGGCCTCGGCGAAGGGCGCCACCACCGGCATGACCTACACCGAGGACGCCCACTCGGCGACACTCGCGATCGACGCCCCACACGGGTCGTACCGTGGGCGGCCGACGCAGCGCACCTGGACCGTGCGGTTCACCGACGCCAAGGCACCGTCGGCGGTGCTCATCAATGGTCACCGCAGCCCGGAGAACACGTGGACCTGGGACCCGGCGACGAAGACCGTGACGGTGCGGACGCCGGCGCAGCCGGTCACGCGGCCGCTCACCGTGCGGTTGCTGAACTCGTAGCCGGGGGTGCCCGGTGCCGCCCTCCTCGGTGCCGGGCATCCCGTCGAGTCGCGATGACGGCGCGCCGGCCTGGTCACGAACGGACAGTCCCGCGCCGCGGGTAGGCACAGCGCCGGGTCCGTTCGAAGTGCTCGGTGCCCAAGTGGGCAGCGACCCGTCGCGCGGCGGCGAGGTCGGCGGATTCGGCAGTGCCGACGGAGAAGGTGCGCAGCCGGTCTCCGCGCTCGCGGCACCACCGGGCGGCGATGGCCGCGGCTGCGAGCGTGGTCGCCGCCGAGCTCGTCCTCGTTGGCGCGCCCTTCGCCACAGCCGCACCGGCAAGAGTCACCCGGGATGTTCGGGTTTCCTAACGGCACCACCGCCCCACCAGCACTGTCACCTTCGGCAACCAAGGCATCACCGTGAACCAAACCCAGCACGCCGTCGGAAGCCGAACCTTCTCGGACTGGGGCCCAGCCGAGAAGGGCGGCGGCGAACACGTGCCGCGCTCGTCGCCGGACATGGGACAGCAGTTGGCGGTGACGGAGTTCCAGCAGTAGTTTCCTTGCCCCCCGAATCCCGAAATGGCGCGTTTAGGGCAGTGACGCGGCGCAAAGCGTGCCTGAGGCGCAAGTCGTGGCGCTGGTGCGGAGGGGTGTCAGACTGTTGGCTGCTCCGGTTGCGGGTCGTCAGGCGAAGTAGTGCCCTTCTTCGATGTCGTCGATGAGGCCGGGGTGTATCGGTGTCCACCCGAGCAGTTGCTGGGTGATCGTGCTCGAGGCGGGCATGTCGGTGCCCAGGAGTGCTCCGAGGGGCATGCCGAACTCCTCGGCGGGGCGGGACTGCGCGGGCACGCCGACGCCTCGCGCGATCGCCTCGGCGATGTCGCGGAAGGCGACTCCCTCGTCGCCCACGGCGTGCAGGACCGATCCTGCAGGCGCCTTCTCGATCGCGAGCCGATAGAGGGCCGCGGCGTCCTTGACGTGCACGGCCGGCCAACGGTTCGTCCCGTCGCCCACGTACGCGGAGACTCCGGTTGTCCTTGCCCGGGCGGCGAGCTGGGGGATGAAGCCGTGCTGCTCGCCCTTGCCATGTGCGGATCGCGGGATCATGACAAGGCTCACGCGGACTCCGCGATCGGCGGCGGCGAGGGCGGCCTGCATGTTCTTGATGCGCGCAGCGATGGGCCCCTCTGGCACCAGCTCGTCGTGCTCGGTGGCGGCTCGACCCGGCACGGTGATGGTCGCGCCGGTGACGAGCAGCGGCTTGTCGGTGCCTTCCAGCGCGCTCGTGAACGTGTCGATGGCGGCGGCATCGGCCGGGGCGCCGCCGATCTGCCCGAGTTCGTGGGCGTAGGCGAGGTGGATGACGCCGTCACTCTCTTCCGCCGCGTCTCGGAGGGTGTTGAGGTTGTCCAGGCCGCCACGGCGGGCTTCGGCGCCCAACTGCTCGATCGTGGCGGTGGCGGTGTCGGAACGGGCGAGGCCGATGACCTCGTGGCCGGCGTGGATGAGTTCGGGGACAACTGAGGATCCGATCCAGCCGGAGGCGCCGGTGACGAAGATGCGCATGTGATGCTCCCTGCAAGTGATGCGACTGTGTCGCATTGAAGCTAGATGATGCGACTCAGTCGCGTCAAGGGAGTGATGCGATGCTGTCGCATCGGTTATCGTGTGAGCATGAGCAGATGGGCGCCGGATGCGCGTGAGCGACTGGAGGATGCCGCGCTCGAGCTGTTCTCCGCTCAGGGGTACGAGAACACGACGGTGGCTCAGATCGCCGAACGTGCCGGCCTGAATCGCGCGACCTTCTTCCGGCACTTCGCCGACAAGCGCGAGATCCTCTTCGGTCGAGAGGACGAGCTCGCCATCCTGTTCTCCGACGCGATCCGCTCCGCACCGACGGATGCCGACGTGCCCGCCTGTCTCCTGTCCGCCTTGCACGCGGCGGACGCGAGGATGACAGCTGATCAGCGCCCCAGAGCCCTTCAGCGGCGCCGGATTGCCGACGCGAACATGGACGTGCAGGAGCGTGGGCTGCTGAAGATCGCACGGACCACGACCGCGGCAGCCGACGCGCTCACAGGCCGCGGCGTCGATGAGCTGACCGCGCGTCTCGCCGCCGAGATGCTGATCCTGGCATTCAGCGCCGGCCTCCGCGAATGGATCAACGCCGGCGATCATGCGGACCCGTTCTCGTCACACGCCGCGGCAGCCCTCGAAGCGATCCGCGACCGCGCCGGACTGCTTCGAGACTCGACCACCGCGAAGACGTGAACCTGCTCCTGGACACAGCCTCAGACCAGTTGGGAGCACACAGGTTTCCGACACTTCCGAACGAGAAGCACGGAACCTGTTACCTTGCTGGGTCATCCACCCCGTGGGTCGAAGGCGGCGAGTTCGGTGGGCCGCCCACTCCGACCAAGATCTCAGACACACTCTCAGATCTGTCACCACTTCGTGCACCAAACGCCTGAGCCCCCGACGACAGTTGGATGGGGCTCACCGGGCCGGGCCTGACGACGTCGGGGACATTGTCGACTACGTTCTGGCCCAACCGAGCCCACCATCGCCGCCCAATTTCGGCCTTGGGCTGTACGTTGGGCTCGACGGCCTGAACCAGGATGGCGCGCCCGCATATCCCGGTGATCCGGACGGCCAGCCGACGCTGGTGGGCGTGCCGCGCCTGCCAGCCGTGTGGGAGCGCATGCCGCGCATGCACCGGGAGCCGGACACGGACAAGCTGAAGTGGGCAACCCGGCCCTGAGCTGCCGGAGCTGCTGCCGCCGAAGAAGTGATCAGCTGGCGCAGGGGTTCCAGCCGAGCCAGGTGAACACGCCCACCACCGCAGCGACGTCGCCGAAACAGCCGCTGGATCCTCCTGCCCGACTTCCATGACGCCGCCCGCGCCCAGGCCGTGCTCGAGGAGGGACCCTTGGCTCGGCGAAACCCAAAAGGGGCAGCGCGGTCACGTATCTGCCGCCGCGTCAGCGGCTCGGTTAGGGTTTGCGGCCCACGGCTGCGAGCAGGCAGTGATCGGAGAGTTTGAGTGGCTGCACGCGGGGGCCCCCGGGCCACCAGTCGGCTGGCTGTACCAGGCCAGGTTTGAGCAGCTCGAGTCCGGCGAGCATGGTGTTGATCTCGGCGCGGGTACGGAAGTGGATCCGCCCTGAGGAGGCGCCTTGATACACGCGCTCGATGTTACGGGCGACGACGCTGTACTCGTCGTCTTCGGGATCGAAGGCGTGGCTGAACACCACATACGATCCTGACGGCAGGGCGTCGAGATAATCACGCAGCACGGCGGCCGGGTCGTCGGCGCAGAAGTGCAGGCTCATCGAGTGGATCAGTGCGATGGGTTTGTCCCAGTCGAGCTCGCCGCGCACGGTCTGATCGGCCAGCAGCCTCGTGGGCTGGAAGATATCGCCGCTGACGAAGTGGGTTTGCATGTTGTCGGCCAGCAGCGCCCGGCCGTGGGCGAGCACCACCGGATCGTTGTCGACGTAGACCACGCGCGCGTCGGGGTTGGACCGCTGTGCGACCTCGTGGACGTTCTCGGCGGTGGGTAGCCCGGAACCGCAGTCGAGGAACTGGTCGATGCCCACGTCGCGGGCCAAGAAGCGCACGGCGCGGATCAGAAATTCTCGAGCGACGATGGCCAGTTCGGTCACCTCGGGCGCCACGGCTTGGACCTTGCGCAGCATTTCCCGGTCGACCTCGTAGTTGTCTTTGCCGCCCAAGCCCGCGTCGTAGATCCGGGCGGTGCTCGGCACGGTCGGATCGATAACCGTCGCCAAGTCGTCGTCGCGCTCGCTCATGACCATCAAAGTACCGCTATGCGGTTGCGCCGCGACTTTGACCGAGTGCCCACCGTAATGAGGGACCCGGGTGTCGTCCGCGCACGTTGCCCGACATCGTCGCCAGCGCTCTCGCGATCATCACAAAGCAGCCGTCCGCGCTGCCTGTGACCGTGCGGCGGGACCGGGCGCGCGGCCGGCGGCGACCTGGTGGTGTGCGCCATGAGGACTCGACAGAAGACAGGCTGATGCGGCTGCTCGCCGCGTGGCGCTGTGACGTCGACGCCCAGCCCCTCTCGGTGTCCCTGGACATTGCGGCGATGCGCCGCCGCGCGCGGGCAGGTCGCGTGCCACGACGCGCGCGATAGGTCGCAGGGCAGCTCGGCCTCCACCTGATGGATGGTGTGACCTGCACTTTTCCCGCGCGCAAGCAGGCTGCCGGAGTTACGCTCGCGCCCAGGCGCGCCGGTGTTACAGGTCCCGGCTGCCGGACCCGGGAGGCCAGGATGGCGACGTTATGCGAGCCGCGGCGGGCCGGCGAACCGGGCGTGGAGACCGGGTAGCCATGGCCGCGGTCCGGCCGCCGGTGCGGTTGCCGCTGGCGCAGTCCGCACGGGAGGTGCCGGTGTCGCGCCCGGGCTGGACGTGGGCGTACGAGACGAAGCTGGATGGGTGGCGCGCGGTCCTGTTCGCCGAGCTCGGGGTGCTGCAGTCGCGTCAGGAGAACAACCTGGCCGACCGCTTCCCCGAGATCGTGTGCGCGGGCGCCCAGTTGGGTGGCGTCGTGCTCGACGGCGAGCTCGTCGCGCTGCGGGACGGCCGGCTGGATTTCGGTGCGCTCACCTCGCGCCCCGCGGCGCGCGCGAAGGCGAGGGTGAGCATCTACTTCGCGGTGTTCGACGTGCTCACCACCGGACCTGAGGACCACGCGCGGTCCAACCCGTACCGGGATCGGCGGGCTCGACTGGGGCAGCTGCTCGCCGGTGTCGCGCCGCCGCTGCAGCTGGTGCCGAGCACGACTGACCGCGACGCTGCGATGGCGTGGATGCGGCCGGAGGCCAGCGATGTCGGGATCGAGGGGGTCGTGGCCAAGCTGCTCGACGCCCGCTACCGCCCCGGCCGGACCGATGCGTGGGTGAAAGTGCGGCAGGTGACCGTCGTCGACGCCGTCGTCGTCGGCGTGGCCGGCAATCCCGAAGAGCCGAGCGAGGTCGTGGTCGCTCGCCGCGACACCGGTGGCGCGTGGCAGCAGATCGGGCTGTCCCTGCCCCTGGAGCCGCGGCTCGGCCAGCAGATCGGGGCGCGCGTCACCCTCACCGGCGAGCTCGCGGTCCGGTTAAACCTGCAGGTGTACTGCGGAATCCGCACACGCGACTCCAGCGCGCCCGCCGTGTACGCCAAACGCCTGGCGCGGCGGCTCGCGAAGGAAACGTCCGGCGAGGTGACCGCGGTGATGGCGAAGGCCCAGCGCAACGGCAAGGTGTTCATCGACTGGTCCCAAACAACCCAGCCAAGATCACGATCGCGCCCTACTCGCTACGCGGCCGCGCCCACCCCACCGCGTCCACGCCGATCACCGGGGACGAAGTCGGCACCTGCCGGCGCGCCGACCAACTGGCATTCACCGCCGACGACGTCCTCGACCGCATCGACGACCTCAGCGACCTGTTCGCCGACGTGGACACCACCAGCCACCGACACCCGAGTGCTTGAGCTCATGCACTGCACCACAGGCGATGCCCAACGACCGAGCAGGACTTCAACCTCGCAAGATTTCCGTGATATTCGCGGCCGCCTGTCTGACGAGTTCACCCTCCTTCCGCAAAGCCTCGAGGGCGACCACCGTCGTGGCAAACTCTTCGAGCGGCTCGACAACACCCTCGGCGCCCAGAACCTCTGCGCCGCTCAGGTAGACGCGTTCAGCGACCGGACCGAGCAGTACCGGCGCGTGTTCGCCACCCACGCCGCCGTCGCGCTCGTCGGCGCCCAGACCGAAGCGCAGCTGCACGTCGCCATCGAAAGCCGCGACGTCATCGGTATGGCCAAGGGAATCCTCATGCAGCGCCACGACATCGACGCAGTCCAGGCCTTTCGACTGCTCGTCGAATCGTCGCAGACCACCAAGGTGACACTGCACGACGTCGCCACCTGACGCGCCAGGCAGACCGGGCAGCGTCAGACCGAATCCCGGGCGTCCGGCACCCCGGCGTAGTCGGGCAGCTCGATGCCGTTGAGCGCGCGCTCCACCAGCGCCATGAGTGCCTCCATGTCGGGCTCCGGGGCCGGCTCGGCGTCCGGCCCGGGGACGTCGCGGCTGAGCGCGTGCAACCGGCCGATCTCCTGGTTGGCCTCGACGAACGAGCGCATCCGCCCCTCGTAGGCGGCGAACCCGGCCTTCGGGTCCCACCCGGCCGCGGCCAGCTCTCCGGCCAGGAGGTAGGCCCCGACCAAGGCCATCCCGGTGCCCTGCCCGGACAGCGGCGACGAGCTGAACGCCGCGTCTCCGAGAAGCCCCACCCGGCCGCTGGACCAGCGGTCCATCACCACCTGGGCGACCTGGTCGAGGTAGAAGTCCGGAGTGTCGTCCAGATGCGCGAGGATGCGCGGGGTCAACCAGCCGAAGCCGGCCATCCGCTCGCGCAGCAGGCGCTTCTGCGCTTCGATGTCACGGTAGTCGACGTCGAAGTCGGCCATGGAAAAGAAGAGCATGGCCATCGCCCGGGTGTCGTCCGGGAGGGGCCGCAGGCCGGCGGAGCGCCCGGGCTCCTGGTAGTCGATCACCCAGCGATCCACCCCGAACTCGTTGGGCACGCTGTAGAAAGCCAGCACCTGCCCGAGGTGGCGGACGAACCGCTCGCGCGGCCCGAAGACCATGTCTCGCAGCGCCGAGTGCAGCCCGTCCGCCCCGACCACCAGGTCGAAGCGCCGCCGTTCGCCGCCCGCGAAGACCACGTCGACGCCGTCCGCGTCCTGGTTTAGCTCGACGATCCGGTCGCCGAAGACGTACTCGACGCCGTCGCGAGTGTCGTCGTACAGCACCCGGGACAGGTCCCCGCGCAGGATCTCGATCTCCGAGATGTACCCGTCGCCGCCGTCGTCGTCCGCGCTGTGGGTCTGCAGCACGGTCCCGTCGACGTCCACCGTGTACGCGCCGGCCGTCTCCGTGCGGGCCGCTCGCACCGTCGCGTCCAGCCCCATCCGCCGGATGACCTCCCTGGTCACCCCGCGCGCGTCCACCGCCTGCCCGCCGGGACGCAGCCCGGGGGCCCGCTCCACCACGGTCACCTCCGCGCCCCGCCGGCGCAGCCAATGGGCCAGCGCCGGCCCCGCGATGCTCGCCCCCGCCACCAACACCTTGACACCGCTCACCGTGCCCCCACTCACCCGTCCGAATCTCAGTCCGGATTGTACGGTCGCCGGTGGGTCCGTCCGGCGATTTCGGCTCGAAACCCGTGAGTTTCCCCGAGCCCGCCCTTGCCTGGATTCGATGCTTCACGACAAGGCGCGGCAAAATAGGGCCAGCGCTGGGATCTTCCGCCCCAACCGCGCCCGTCGCGCGACCTCAGGGATCCCCGTCCTCGGTCGGCCACGTGCTGTGCGTGTGCCGGCCCTCATGGAAGGTGAACGTCGGTGCAGCATCGCTTCCTGACCCGCTCTCATCGGCTATCCGGATCGTGAGTCGACGGCATTCGAGCGGAAGCTCCCCGGCGCGTGCCGACCGGATGCCCGGGCGCGCCATGGCTTGTACACGCCGAGCGCCGCTGCGGCGAGGTACAGCGCGCAAGCGACGGCCGGAGCGATGACGAGTGTCGGGCCCGGCGCGTACAGCGTCGCGAACAAGGGCCCGGGATCGGCGCCGGGCGCGGTCGCCGCCGCAGCCTGGGCCGCGCGAGGGCGCAAGGCGAACCAGGCCAAGGGGAGAGCGACGACGCTGACCACCAGTTTCACCGTGGCCCAGCGATCACGCCGGAAACGCCACGGGCCCGCACGCATCAGGAGCAGGCCGGAGCCGATCGAGGCGAGGCTCACGGGCACCAGGAGGGTGTCGAGCAGCAGCACCATCACGAGGTATGACGCGTGCCGTTCGGCAGGGTCGGCTGCCGCGTGCACGCCGAGAGCCAGCAGCACGAGGTCCAGTCCCAGCCAGCTCATCGAGGACACGAGGTGAGCCAGGAGCGCGATCCGCCGGGTTCTCCGGCTGAGTGTCGGGGTCATGCCGCCAGCGTGCGGAACCGGTGGGTCCCAGCGCGTCGGCGCGGAGGAGCGTTTCCCGGCACTCCCCCGGGAGTACCGATCACTCGCCGATCCAGCCGGGGCGGACCAGCCCGGTCTCGTACGCGAGCACGACCAGTCCCGCCCGGTCTCGCACCGAGAGTTTGCCCATGATGTGAGAGACGTGGGTTTTCGCGGTCAGCGGGCTGACGAACAGCCGGGCGCCGATGTCCGCATTGGACAGTCCCGCTCCGGCAAGGGCCAGGACTTGGCGTTCCCGCTCGGTCAGCGCGGCGATCTCCGCTGCGGCCACCGGAGCCGGCTTCGTCCGCGCGGCGTACTCGGCGATCAGCCGGCGGGTGACGCCGGGGGCGAGCAGGGCGTCCCCGGCCGCGGCGGCGCGGACGCCCCGCACGAGCTCGTCCGGTTCGCTGTTCTTCACCAGGAATCCGGCCGCGCCCCGCCGCAGCGCTTCGAACACGTACTCGTCGAGGTCGAACGTGGTGAGCATGACGACGCGGGTCCCGCCGCACGTCGGGTCGGCGGCGATCCGCGCGGTCGCGGCCAGTCCGTCGAGGCCGGGCATGCGGATGTCCATCAGGACGACGTCGGGCCGCAACTCCCGCACGAGGGCGAGAGCGGTTTCGCCGTCGTCGGCTTCGCCCACCACGACGAGGTCCGGGCGGGTCTCCAGAAGCACTCGGATACCCGCGCGCACCAGTGCCTGGTCATCGGCGAGGACGACCCGGATCGCGCCCGGCGCGGTCACGGGGCGCCGCCGATCGGCAGGACGGCGGCCACCCGGTAACCGCCTCCGGGTACCGGCCCAGTCGTGAGCATCCCGCCGAACGCTGTGGCGCGTTCCCGCATCCCGGGCAGCCCGTTGCCGCCTCCGGCCGTCCGGCTGCCGGGACGTCCGCCGCCGTCGTCGGTGACAGTCAGCTCCAGCCGTCCTTCGGTGCAGGCCACGCGAAGCCCGACAGTCGCGCCCGCGCCGGCGTGCCGGATCGCGTTGGTGACCGCTTCTTGCGCGATCCGGTATGCGGCCTGGTCAACCGGAGCAGGCAGGACCGGCAGCGGGCCCGCGGTGTCAGTCGTGACGCGCAGCCCCGCCGCGCGCGCTCCGTCGAGCAGTTCGGCGAGGTCGCCGGGCTGGGAAAGCCGAGGGCTCGGACGGTACGGAGCGGCCCCGGCACCGGGCGAGCGGAGTGCGTCCAATGCTGCACGCAGCTCCCCGAGCGCGGAGTTGCCTGCGTCCTTGATCGCCGTCAGCGCCTGCTCGACGGCTCGCGAATCCCGCGGGAGCAGAGTGAGCCCGGCGTTGGCCTGAACCGTGATCAGGGCCAGCTGGTGAGC
Protein-coding regions in this window:
- a CDS encoding sensor histidine kinase yields the protein MRRAGDERLRIARDLHDVLAHQLALITVQANAGLTLLPRDSRAVEQALTAIKDAGNSALGELRAALDALRSPGAGAAPYRPSPRLSQPGDLAELLDGARAAGLRVTTDTAGPLPVLPAPVDQAAYRIAQEAVTNAIRHAGAGATVGLRVACTEGRLELTVTDDGGGRPGSRTAGGGNGLPGMRERATAFGGMLTTGPVPGGGYRVAAVLPIGGAP